One window from the genome of Streptomyces cadmiisoli encodes:
- the purN gene encoding phosphoribosylglycinamide formyltransferase — MAAKPVAKRLVVLVSGSGTNLQALLDAIAAAGAETYGAEIVAVGADRAGVEGLARAERAGLPTFVCRVKDHATREEWDHALAEAVAAYEPDLVVSAGFMKIVGKEFLARFGGRFVNTHPALLPSFPGAHGVRDALAYGAKVTGCTVHFVDDGVDTGPIIAQGVVEVRDEDDESALHERIKEVERRLLVEVVGLLARNGYRIEGRKVVIQ, encoded by the coding sequence GTGGCCGCCAAGCCCGTGGCCAAGCGCCTTGTCGTGCTGGTCTCCGGATCCGGCACCAATCTCCAGGCGCTGCTCGACGCCATCGCCGCCGCCGGTGCCGAGACCTACGGAGCCGAGATCGTGGCCGTCGGAGCCGACCGCGCCGGTGTCGAGGGGCTGGCGCGGGCCGAGCGCGCCGGGCTGCCCACGTTCGTGTGCCGGGTGAAGGATCACGCCACCCGCGAGGAGTGGGACCACGCCCTCGCCGAGGCCGTCGCCGCGTACGAGCCCGATCTGGTCGTCTCCGCGGGGTTCATGAAGATCGTGGGCAAGGAGTTCCTCGCCCGGTTCGGCGGGCGCTTCGTGAACACGCATCCCGCCCTGCTGCCCAGTTTTCCCGGCGCCCACGGTGTCCGCGACGCGCTCGCGTACGGCGCCAAGGTCACCGGCTGCACCGTCCACTTCGTCGACGACGGCGTCGACACCGGCCCGATCATCGCCCAGGGCGTGGTCGAGGTCCGGGACGAGGACGACGAGAGTGCGCTGCACGAGCGCATCAAGGAAGTCGAGCGAAGGCTGCTCGTCGAGGTCGTGGGGCTGCTCGCCCGCAACGGCTATCGCATTGAGGGACGAAAGGTAGTTATCCAGTGA
- a CDS encoding bifunctional methylenetetrahydrofolate dehydrogenase/methenyltetrahydrofolate cyclohydrolase: MTAQILDGKATAAAIKSDLTVRVAALKEKGVTPGLGTILVGDDPGSQKYVAGKHRDCAEVGIASIQRELPGTATQEEIEAVVRELNEDPACTGYIVQLPLPRGIDENRVLELMDPDKDADGLHPMNLGRLVLNEPAPLPCTPNGVITLLRRHGVEIKGAEVVVVGRGVTIGRPMPLLLTRRSENATVTQCHTGTRDLSAHLRRADIIVAAAGSAHLVRPEDVKPGAAVLDVGVSRSAEGKIVGDVHPGVAEVAGWISPNPGGVGPMTRAQLLVNVVEAAERSVG; the protein is encoded by the coding sequence ATGACCGCCCAGATTCTCGATGGCAAGGCCACCGCAGCCGCGATCAAGTCCGATCTGACCGTCCGCGTGGCGGCGCTGAAGGAGAAGGGCGTCACGCCCGGCCTCGGCACGATCCTGGTCGGGGACGACCCCGGCAGCCAGAAGTACGTCGCCGGCAAGCACCGGGACTGCGCAGAGGTCGGTATCGCCTCCATCCAGCGGGAACTGCCCGGCACGGCGACGCAGGAAGAGATCGAGGCGGTCGTCCGGGAGCTGAACGAGGACCCGGCCTGCACCGGTTACATCGTCCAGCTGCCGCTGCCCAGGGGCATCGACGAGAACCGCGTCCTGGAGCTGATGGACCCGGACAAGGACGCCGACGGCCTGCACCCGATGAACCTCGGACGCCTCGTCCTCAACGAGCCGGCCCCGCTGCCCTGCACGCCCAACGGCGTGATCACGCTGCTGCGCCGGCACGGCGTGGAGATCAAGGGCGCCGAGGTGGTCGTCGTCGGCCGCGGCGTGACCATCGGCCGTCCGATGCCGCTGCTGCTGACCCGGCGCAGCGAGAACGCCACGGTGACCCAGTGCCACACCGGCACCCGTGATCTGTCGGCCCATCTGCGCCGCGCGGACATCATCGTCGCCGCGGCCGGTTCCGCCCACCTCGTCCGGCCCGAGGACGTCAAGCCCGGCGCGGCCGTCCTCGACGTCGGCGTGTCCCGCAGCGCCGAGGGCAAGATCGTCGGCGATGTCCACCCCGGCGTCGCCGAGGTCGCCGGCTGGATCTCCCCGAACCCCGGCGGTGTCGGTCCGATGACCCGGGCGCAGCTGCTCGTGAACGTGGTCGAGGCGGCGGAGCGCAGTGTCGGCTGA
- the purH gene encoding bifunctional phosphoribosylaminoimidazolecarboxamide formyltransferase/IMP cyclohydrolase, translating into MTAESNKRAIRRALVSVYDKTGLEELARGLDEAGVELVSTGSTAARIAAAGVPVTKVEELTGFPECLDGRVKTLHPKVHAGILADLRLEDHQRQLAELGVEPFDLVVVNLYPFRETVASGASPDECVEQIDIGGPSMVRAAAKNHPSVAVVTSPARYGDVLAAVRNGGFDLTTRKRLAAEAFQHTAAYDVAVASWFAGDYAPVDDSGFPDFLGATWERKNTLRYGENPHQPAALYVDGTGSGLAEAEQLHGKEMSYNNFTDTDAARRAAYDHDEPCVAIIKHANPCGIAIGADVADAHRKAHACDPLSAFGGVIAVNRPVSKEMAEQVAEIFTEVIVAPDYEDGALEALAKKKNIRVLRAPNGPADPVEVKPIDGGALLQAADRLQADGDDPAHWTLATGEALSDGELRELAFAWRACRAVKSNAILLAKDGASVGVGMGQVNRVDSAKLAVERAGAERAEGSFAASDAFFPFPDGLEILTEAGVRAVVQPGGSVRDEQVVEAARKAGVTMYFTGTRHFFH; encoded by the coding sequence GTGACCGCCGAGAGCAACAAGCGGGCCATTCGACGGGCGCTCGTCAGCGTCTACGACAAGACCGGGCTGGAGGAGCTGGCCCGTGGCCTGGACGAGGCGGGCGTGGAACTCGTCTCCACCGGGTCCACCGCCGCCCGTATCGCCGCCGCCGGCGTCCCCGTCACCAAGGTCGAGGAGCTGACGGGCTTCCCCGAGTGCCTGGACGGCCGGGTCAAGACCCTGCACCCCAAGGTGCACGCGGGCATCCTCGCCGACCTGCGGCTGGAGGACCACCAGCGGCAGCTGGCCGAGCTCGGTGTCGAGCCGTTCGACCTCGTGGTCGTCAACCTCTACCCGTTCCGTGAGACCGTCGCCTCCGGCGCCTCGCCCGACGAGTGCGTCGAGCAGATCGACATCGGCGGCCCGTCCATGGTCCGCGCCGCCGCCAAGAACCACCCGTCCGTCGCGGTCGTGACCAGCCCCGCACGGTACGGCGACGTGCTCGCCGCGGTCCGCAACGGCGGCTTCGACCTCACCACCCGCAAGCGGCTCGCGGCGGAGGCGTTCCAGCACACGGCGGCGTACGACGTGGCCGTCGCGAGCTGGTTCGCCGGCGACTACGCCCCCGTCGACGACAGCGGCTTCCCCGACTTCCTCGGCGCCACCTGGGAGCGCAAGAACACCCTGCGCTACGGCGAGAACCCGCACCAGCCGGCCGCCCTGTACGTCGACGGCACCGGGTCCGGCCTGGCCGAGGCCGAGCAGCTGCACGGCAAGGAGATGTCGTACAACAACTTCACGGACACGGACGCCGCCCGCCGTGCCGCGTACGACCACGACGAGCCGTGCGTCGCGATCATCAAGCACGCCAACCCCTGCGGCATCGCGATCGGCGCGGACGTCGCCGATGCGCACCGCAAGGCGCACGCCTGCGACCCGCTGTCCGCGTTCGGCGGTGTGATCGCGGTGAACCGCCCGGTCAGCAAGGAGATGGCCGAGCAGGTCGCCGAGATCTTCACCGAGGTCATCGTCGCGCCGGACTACGAGGACGGCGCGCTGGAGGCGCTCGCCAAGAAGAAGAACATCCGCGTGCTCAGGGCGCCCAACGGCCCGGCCGACCCGGTCGAGGTCAAGCCGATCGACGGCGGTGCCCTGCTCCAGGCCGCCGACCGCCTCCAGGCCGACGGGGACGACCCCGCCCACTGGACCCTGGCGACCGGTGAGGCACTGAGCGACGGGGAACTGCGCGAGCTGGCCTTCGCCTGGCGGGCGTGCCGGGCCGTGAAGTCCAACGCGATCCTGCTGGCCAAGGACGGCGCCTCGGTCGGCGTGGGCATGGGCCAGGTCAACCGGGTCGACTCCGCGAAGCTGGCGGTCGAGCGGGCTGGTGCCGAGCGCGCCGAGGGCTCGTTCGCCGCCTCGGACGCGTTCTTCCCGTTCCCCGACGGGCTGGAGATCCTCACCGAGGCCGGTGTGCGGGCCGTGGTCCAGCCGGGCGGTTCGGTCCGTGACGAGCAGGTCGTCGAGGCGGCGCGGAAGGCCGGCGTCACGATGTACTTCACCGGTACGCGCCACTTCTTCCACTGA
- the sucD gene encoding succinate--CoA ligase subunit alpha, protein MAIWLNKDSKVIVQGMTGATGMKHTKLMLGDGTNVVGGVNPRKAGQTVDFDGTEVPVFGTVKEAIEKTGANVSVIFVPEKFTKDAVVEAIDAEIPLAVVITEGIAVHDTAAFWAYAGKKGNKTRIIGPNCPGIITPGQSNVGIIPGDITKPGRIGLVSKSGTLTYQMMYELRDIGFSTSVGIGGDPIIGTTHIDALAAFQADPDTDLIVMIGEIGGDAEERAAAFIKENVTKPVVGYVAGFTAPEGKTMGHAGAIVSGSSGTAQAKKEALEAAGVKVGKTPTETAKLAREILAG, encoded by the coding sequence ATGGCTATCTGGCTCAACAAGGACAGCAAGGTCATCGTCCAGGGCATGACCGGTGCCACCGGCATGAAGCACACCAAGCTCATGCTCGGTGACGGCACGAACGTCGTGGGCGGCGTGAACCCGCGCAAGGCGGGTCAGACCGTGGACTTCGACGGCACCGAGGTACCTGTCTTCGGCACCGTCAAGGAGGCCATCGAGAAGACCGGCGCCAACGTCTCCGTCATCTTCGTACCGGAGAAGTTCACCAAGGACGCCGTCGTCGAGGCGATCGACGCCGAGATCCCGCTCGCCGTCGTGATCACCGAGGGCATCGCCGTGCACGACACGGCCGCCTTCTGGGCGTACGCCGGCAAGAAGGGCAACAAGACCCGCATCATCGGCCCGAACTGCCCCGGCATCATCACCCCGGGCCAGTCCAACGTCGGCATCATCCCGGGCGACATCACGAAGCCGGGCCGTATCGGCCTGGTCTCGAAGTCCGGCACGCTGACGTACCAGATGATGTACGAGCTGCGTGACATCGGCTTCTCCACCTCCGTCGGCATCGGTGGCGACCCGATCATCGGTACGACGCACATCGACGCGCTCGCCGCGTTCCAGGCCGACCCCGACACCGACCTGATCGTGATGATCGGTGAGATCGGTGGCGACGCCGAGGAGCGGGCCGCGGCGTTCATCAAGGAGAACGTGACCAAGCCGGTCGTCGGCTACGTCGCGGGCTTCACCGCCCCCGAGGGCAAGACGATGGGCCACGCGGGCGCGATCGTCTCCGGCTCCTCCGGCACGGCGCAGGCGAAGAAGGAGGCCCTCGAGGCCGCCGGCGTGAAGGTCGGCAAGACGCCGACCGAGACCGCGAAGCTCGCGCGCGAGATCCTGGCCGGCTGA
- a CDS encoding vWA domain-containing protein produces MTTQTTAGAEPDDAARERLRRWRLVLGGEAADGTGCALGGRDAAMDGTLAALYGKGDKPRTGKDRSAGLGASAPAVARWLGDIRTYFPSSVVQVMQRDAIDRLGLSALLLEPEMLEAVEADVHLVGTLLSLNKAMPETTKETARAVVRKVVEDLEKRLATRTRATLTGALDRSARVNRPRHQDIDWNRTIAANLKHYLPEYRTVVPERLIGYGRASQSVKKEVVLCIDQSGSMAASVVYASVFGAVLASMRSISTRLVVFDTAVVDLTDQLDDPVDVLFGTQLGGGTDINRALAYCQSQITRPAETVVVLISDLYEGGIRNEMLRRVAAMKASGVQFVTLLALSDEGAPAYDREHAAALAELGAPAFACTPDLFPDVMAAAIEKRPLPIPDTA; encoded by the coding sequence ATGACGACGCAGACCACAGCCGGGGCCGAGCCGGACGACGCCGCCCGGGAGCGGCTGCGCCGCTGGCGGCTGGTGCTCGGCGGTGAGGCGGCGGACGGCACGGGGTGCGCGCTCGGCGGGCGGGACGCCGCGATGGACGGGACGCTCGCCGCGCTCTACGGAAAGGGGGACAAACCGAGGACGGGGAAAGACCGTTCGGCGGGGCTCGGGGCGTCGGCGCCGGCCGTGGCCCGTTGGCTGGGGGACATCCGCACCTACTTCCCGTCGTCCGTCGTGCAGGTCATGCAGCGCGACGCCATCGACCGGCTCGGGCTGTCCGCCCTGCTGCTGGAGCCGGAGATGCTGGAGGCGGTGGAAGCGGACGTCCACCTCGTCGGCACGCTGCTGTCCCTGAACAAGGCGATGCCGGAGACGACGAAGGAGACGGCCCGAGCAGTCGTGCGCAAGGTCGTCGAGGACCTGGAGAAGCGGCTGGCGACCCGCACCCGGGCCACCCTGACCGGAGCCCTCGACCGCAGCGCCCGCGTGAACCGGCCGCGCCACCAAGACATCGACTGGAACCGTACGATCGCGGCCAACCTCAAGCACTACCTCCCCGAGTACCGCACCGTCGTGCCCGAGCGGCTCATCGGCTACGGGCGGGCGTCGCAGTCGGTGAAGAAGGAGGTCGTCCTCTGCATCGACCAGTCCGGCTCGATGGCGGCTTCGGTCGTGTACGCCTCCGTGTTCGGAGCGGTGCTGGCGTCCATGCGGTCGATCAGCACCCGGCTCGTCGTCTTCGACACGGCGGTCGTCGACCTCACCGACCAGCTCGACGACCCGGTCGACGTCCTCTTCGGTACCCAACTCGGTGGCGGCACCGACATCAACCGGGCCCTGGCGTACTGCCAGTCGCAGATCACCCGGCCCGCCGAGACGGTTGTCGTGCTGATCAGCGACCTCTACGAGGGAGGGATACGCAACGAGATGCTGAGGCGGGTCGCGGCGATGAAGGCGTCCGGGGTGCAGTTCGTGACCCTGCTCGCGCTGTCGGACGAGGGGGCGCCGGCGTACGACCGCGAGCACGCGGCGGCGCTCGCGGAACTGGGCGCACCGGCGTTCGCCTGTACGCCCGACCTCTTCCCGGACGTGATGGCGGCGGCCATCGAGAAGCGTCCCCTTCCGATACCGGACACCGCATGA
- a CDS encoding FHA domain-containing protein, translated as MYSIIVVPPPSSQDERDRTAQIRLAPGERLTFGRGAGNDVVIAHDGVSRRAGEIAAQGAFWILSNLSRDQTYVVENPEGAGEHIKVAPGRLDAPVPFEFSRIVLPAAGDLLPVDVWAPRHDHLRPEGGLDGVTTAPAFSLDRSKRYYAVLAALCEPRLRGEPHAPLPTVDQVVERLQPGWPAASRTSVQWNIDYLAVKLRLKPGPETADSGPRLNGKKESLVSLALRFDLVREDDLAVLAAAVPGGAGNR; from the coding sequence TTGTACAGCATCATCGTGGTACCTCCGCCGAGCTCGCAGGACGAGCGGGACCGCACCGCCCAGATCCGCCTCGCCCCCGGCGAGCGGCTCACCTTCGGCCGCGGCGCGGGCAACGACGTCGTGATCGCCCACGACGGCGTCTCGCGCCGCGCGGGTGAGATCGCCGCGCAGGGCGCCTTCTGGATACTCAGCAACCTCAGCCGGGACCAGACGTACGTCGTCGAGAACCCGGAGGGCGCGGGTGAGCACATCAAGGTGGCGCCGGGGCGGCTGGACGCGCCCGTGCCGTTCGAGTTCTCCCGGATCGTGCTGCCCGCGGCGGGCGACCTGCTGCCGGTCGACGTCTGGGCACCCCGCCACGACCACCTGCGCCCCGAGGGCGGGCTGGACGGGGTGACCACCGCGCCCGCCTTCTCCCTGGACCGCAGCAAGCGCTACTACGCGGTGCTCGCCGCGCTGTGCGAGCCGCGGCTGCGCGGCGAACCGCACGCCCCGCTGCCCACCGTCGACCAGGTCGTCGAGCGGCTGCAACCGGGCTGGCCCGCCGCGTCCCGCACCTCGGTGCAGTGGAACATCGACTACCTGGCGGTCAAGCTGCGTCTGAAACCCGGCCCGGAGACCGCCGACAGCGGTCCGCGGCTCAACGGCAAGAAGGAGTCCCTGGTCTCCCTCGCCCTCCGCTTCGACCTGGTGCGGGAGGACGACCTCGCCGTCCTCGCCGCCGCCGTACCGGGCGGTGCGGGCAACCGGTGA
- a CDS encoding serine/threonine protein kinase, whose translation MTEPYAVPVPKGYRVGSWEVRAPIATGAFGSVYEARRTDPREDLPRTAALKFLPTGTNTPRHLSHLRELVDREVELHRRLRRPRLIRMYETLTVDDPGRPALDGATVLVLERAEGSLAALLAGTPRPGNGPALLAQICEGLHQLHAAGWVHGDLKPANVLLMRDGSARLADFNMAAELEGTHAYTPAFSTPDYTPPELLWSEIGERGRRIRPSADVWAFGVLAHLVLTGSFPLPGGTPTARRDAAAAYARGTEELRLSPGLPDAWRDIVRACLARTHAERITTAALLRRVSAATGTGRRSLRLPPGPRRVSRRGAVVAAAAATCAAVGLGFGISAWADRGPDGSRGSRARETTAATYGAAELRTDKGVPAAYRLLIVETAHDCDRPGVTPTLIAAMLKVESGFDPDLSDPAKDEYGIARWTPSVLRWWMHDDGTPAESVPEPPFPPAESIPAMGRYLCWIAPRLDADLPGDHRVLIAAAYRTSYRKVNDAGGVPPKYRDYAARVAHHLKEYTPRDRT comes from the coding sequence GTGACCGAGCCGTACGCCGTACCGGTGCCCAAGGGGTACCGGGTGGGGTCCTGGGAGGTGCGGGCGCCGATCGCCACGGGTGCCTTCGGCAGCGTCTACGAGGCCCGGCGCACCGACCCCCGGGAGGACCTGCCGCGCACCGCCGCCCTGAAGTTCCTGCCGACCGGCACCAACACCCCCCGCCATCTGTCCCACCTGCGGGAACTGGTCGACCGCGAGGTGGAGTTGCACCGCCGCCTCAGACGCCCGCGGCTGATCCGGATGTACGAGACCCTCACCGTCGACGACCCCGGCCGCCCCGCGCTCGACGGCGCCACCGTCCTCGTACTGGAACGGGCGGAGGGCTCCTTGGCCGCCCTGCTGGCCGGTACGCCCCGGCCCGGGAACGGGCCGGCGCTGCTCGCGCAGATCTGTGAGGGCCTCCACCAGCTGCACGCGGCCGGCTGGGTGCACGGGGATCTGAAACCGGCCAATGTGCTGCTGATGCGGGACGGTTCGGCGCGGCTGGCCGACTTCAACATGGCCGCCGAGCTCGAGGGCACGCACGCGTACACGCCCGCCTTCTCCACCCCCGACTACACCCCGCCGGAACTGCTGTGGTCCGAGATCGGCGAGCGCGGCCGACGGATCCGCCCCTCCGCCGACGTCTGGGCCTTCGGGGTCCTCGCCCACCTCGTCCTGACCGGCTCCTTCCCGCTGCCCGGCGGCACCCCGACGGCCCGCCGCGACGCGGCCGCCGCCTACGCCCGCGGCACCGAGGAACTGCGCCTGTCCCCCGGCCTGCCGGACGCCTGGCGGGACATCGTGCGCGCGTGCCTGGCCCGTACGCACGCCGAACGCATCACCACCGCGGCACTGCTGCGCCGGGTGTCCGCGGCCACCGGCACCGGCCGGCGGTCGCTGCGTCTGCCGCCCGGCCCGCGCCGCGTCTCCCGCCGCGGCGCCGTCGTGGCCGCCGCGGCCGCCACCTGCGCGGCGGTGGGCCTCGGCTTCGGCATCAGCGCCTGGGCCGACCGCGGCCCGGACGGCAGCCGGGGCAGCCGGGCCCGGGAGACCACCGCCGCCACCTACGGCGCCGCCGAACTCCGTACCGACAAGGGCGTCCCCGCCGCCTACCGCCTGCTGATCGTCGAGACGGCGCACGACTGCGACCGGCCGGGTGTCACCCCGACGCTGATCGCGGCCATGCTGAAGGTGGAGAGCGGCTTCGACCCCGATCTGTCCGACCCCGCCAAGGACGAGTACGGCATCGCCCGCTGGACCCCGAGCGTGCTGCGCTGGTGGATGCATGACGACGGCACGCCCGCGGAGTCCGTCCCCGAGCCGCCCTTCCCTCCCGCCGAGTCGATCCCCGCGATGGGCCGGTATCTGTGCTGGATCGCGCCGCGCCTGGACGCCGACCTGCCCGGCGACCACCGGGTGCTGATCGCCGCCGCCTACCGGACGTCCTACCGGAAGGTGAACGACGCGGGCGGGGTTCCCCCGAAGTACCGCGACTACGCCGCCCGCGTCGCGCACCACCTCAAGGAGTACACGCCGCGGGACCGGACGTGA
- a CDS encoding transcriptional regulator: MKQSPGNPLPPPEERRRLRESRSLTEAQLAERLGVTPRKVRAWETGRADPRGRRHEAYAQLLRELRTAAEAAARRADVTAGHGSPSAGRSSAGRSSVGRSAAGRSSAGSSFAGTAGTADAATADPDDTAELPPTPAALTSGPAPEGVGEAGMEFGPDVPDLVPSETVLTPTQAFDALYAFCAPGLVRQTYVLTGRRELARESVERAFQLAWQRWPEVAVDRDPTGWVRAAAYEYALSPWHRFRPRYRHPEAPPSDAYDRTLLNVLLELSPPHRRTLLLYDGVGLDLPETAAETEASTPATANRLLNARQAVAERLPELSDPGEMHRRLSRLATAERLRAPKPLAVRSDSERRARLWTRAAIAFTVTLIGVTALTLRTAPTQYEPPVAPGETVRGVPPRAAPGPLSEDQLKLRKALREETASGPERLVPQPR, from the coding sequence GTGAAGCAGAGCCCTGGAAACCCGCTTCCCCCGCCCGAGGAGCGCCGACGTCTGCGTGAGTCCCGCTCGCTGACAGAGGCTCAGCTGGCGGAGCGCCTCGGGGTCACCCCGCGGAAGGTGCGGGCGTGGGAGACCGGCCGCGCCGACCCGCGCGGCCGGAGACATGAGGCGTACGCGCAGTTGCTGCGCGAGCTGAGGACGGCCGCCGAAGCCGCCGCGCGGAGAGCCGATGTGACGGCAGGTCACGGCAGTCCCTCCGCCGGCAGATCCTCCGCCGGCAGATCCTCCGTCGGCAGATCCGCCGCCGGCAGATCCTCAGCCGGCAGCTCGTTCGCCGGCACCGCCGGTACCGCCGACGCCGCCACTGCCGATCCCGACGACACGGCCGAACTGCCCCCCACCCCCGCCGCCCTCACGTCCGGCCCCGCGCCGGAGGGGGTGGGGGAGGCGGGGATGGAGTTCGGACCCGACGTGCCCGACCTCGTTCCGTCCGAGACCGTCCTGACTCCCACTCAGGCCTTCGACGCCCTCTACGCGTTCTGCGCCCCCGGCCTCGTACGCCAGACCTACGTCCTCACCGGCCGGCGCGAACTGGCCCGCGAGTCGGTCGAGCGGGCGTTCCAACTGGCGTGGCAGCGGTGGCCCGAAGTGGCCGTCGACCGCGATCCGACCGGCTGGGTGCGGGCCGCGGCCTACGAGTACGCCCTCTCCCCCTGGCACCGGTTCCGCCCGCGCTACCGCCACCCCGAGGCGCCGCCCTCCGACGCCTACGACCGCACCCTGCTGAACGTGCTCCTGGAACTGTCCCCACCGCACCGCCGCACCCTGCTGCTCTACGACGGCGTGGGTCTCGACCTGCCCGAGACCGCGGCGGAGACGGAGGCGAGCACCCCGGCGACGGCGAACCGGCTGCTGAACGCGCGCCAGGCGGTCGCCGAGCGCCTGCCGGAGCTGTCCGACCCGGGCGAAATGCACCGCCGCCTGTCCCGGCTGGCCACCGCGGAACGGCTGCGGGCGCCCAAACCGCTCGCGGTGCGCAGCGACAGCGAACGCCGCGCCCGGCTGTGGACCCGGGCGGCCATCGCCTTCACGGTCACCCTCATCGGGGTGACGGCCCTGACCCTGCGCACCGCCCCGACGCAGTACGAGCCGCCGGTGGCACCGGGCGAGACGGTCCGCGGAGTACCGCCGCGGGCGGCACCGGGACCGCTGTCGGAGGACCAGCTGAAGCTGCGGAAGGCACTGCGAGAGGAGACGGCCAGCGGTCCGGAGAGACTCGTACCGCAGCCGAGATGA
- the sucC gene encoding ADP-forming succinate--CoA ligase subunit beta, with amino-acid sequence MDLFEYQARDLFAKHDVPVLAGEVIDTPEAAREITERLGGKSVVKAQVKVGGRGKAGGVKLAATPDEAVARATDILGMDIKGHTVHKVMIAETAPEIVEEYYVSFLLDRANRTFLSIASVEGGMDIEEVAATRPEAVAKTAIDPIDGVDEAKAREIVEAAKFPAEVADKVVNVLVKLWDTFLKSDALLVEVNPLAKVASGEVLALDGKVSLDDNAEFRHPEYEELHDKAAANPLEAAAKEKNLNYVKLDGEVGIIGNGAGLVMSTLDVVAYAGEKHGNVKPANFLDIGGGASAQVMANGLEIILGDPDVRSVFVNVFGGITACDEVANGIVQALKLLEDRGEEVTKPLVVRLDGNNAELGRQILTEANHPLVQRVDTMDGAADKAAELAAAAK; translated from the coding sequence GTGGACCTGTTCGAGTACCAGGCGAGGGACCTCTTCGCCAAGCACGATGTACCGGTGCTGGCCGGTGAAGTCATCGACACGCCTGAGGCGGCGCGCGAGATCACCGAGCGTCTGGGCGGCAAGTCCGTCGTCAAGGCGCAGGTGAAGGTCGGTGGCCGTGGCAAGGCCGGTGGCGTGAAGCTCGCCGCCACCCCGGACGAGGCCGTGGCGCGCGCGACGGACATTCTCGGCATGGACATCAAGGGCCACACGGTCCACAAGGTCATGATCGCCGAGACGGCTCCGGAGATCGTCGAGGAGTACTACGTCTCCTTCCTCCTCGACCGCGCCAACCGCACCTTCCTCTCCATCGCGTCCGTCGAGGGCGGCATGGACATCGAGGAGGTGGCCGCCACTCGCCCGGAGGCCGTCGCCAAGACCGCCATCGACCCGATCGACGGTGTGGACGAGGCCAAGGCCCGCGAGATCGTCGAGGCCGCCAAGTTCCCGGCCGAGGTCGCGGACAAGGTGGTGAACGTCCTCGTCAAGCTGTGGGACACCTTCCTCAAGTCGGACGCCCTCCTGGTCGAGGTGAACCCGCTGGCCAAGGTCGCCTCCGGTGAGGTCCTGGCCCTCGACGGCAAGGTGTCGCTGGACGACAACGCCGAGTTCCGTCACCCCGAGTACGAGGAGCTCCACGACAAGGCCGCGGCCAACCCGCTCGAGGCCGCCGCCAAGGAGAAGAACCTCAACTACGTCAAGCTCGACGGCGAGGTCGGCATCATCGGCAACGGCGCGGGTCTCGTGATGAGCACCCTGGACGTCGTCGCGTACGCCGGTGAGAAGCACGGCAACGTCAAGCCGGCCAACTTCCTGGACATCGGCGGTGGCGCCTCCGCCCAGGTCATGGCCAACGGTCTGGAGATCATCCTCGGCGACCCGGACGTCCGGTCCGTCTTCGTCAACGTCTTCGGCGGCATCACCGCCTGCGACGAGGTCGCCAACGGCATCGTCCAGGCCCTGAAGCTCCTGGAGGACCGCGGCGAGGAAGTCACCAAGCCGCTCGTCGTCCGTCTCGACGGCAACAACGCCGAGCTCGGCCGGCAGATCCTCACCGAGGCCAACCACCCGTTGGTCCAGCGCGTCGACACCATGGACGGCGCGGCCGACAAGGCCGCCGAGCTGGCCGCAGCCGCCAAGTAA